A region from the Patescibacteria group bacterium genome encodes:
- a CDS encoding AAA family ATPase, whose amino-acid sequence MKTIIMMNGFPGTGKTTAAIKIQETLNGVGVVRRDSFVKQGSLVGVHTLEQYSQSIKDTHEVFYQEIERLLSDYDIVVLDSVFRSLDLRERVYTIVQKINACCFLIKCVCGREEHLKRLREKIKNGEWIFDSPAELLSLYEREAQALTDDELRTVNFLQLDTQGNRITQISIKSDEASVIARALIKALT is encoded by the coding sequence ATGAAGACGATCATCATGATGAATGGCTTTCCAGGAACTGGCAAAACTACGGCGGCCATTAAAATTCAGGAAACTCTTAATGGTGTGGGCGTTGTCAGGAGAGATTCTTTTGTAAAGCAAGGGAGTTTGGTTGGTGTCCACACTCTTGAACAGTATTCTCAGAGTATAAAAGACACGCACGAAGTATTTTATCAGGAGATAGAACGCCTTCTCTCTGATTATGATATAGTGGTGTTGGATAGCGTATTCCGTAGTCTTGACTTGCGCGAGAGAGTATATACTATTGTCCAAAAAATTAATGCCTGTTGTTTTCTGATCAAATGTGTGTGCGGACGTGAAGAGCATCTTAAAAGATTACGCGAAAAGATAAAAAACGGGGAATGGATTTTCGACTCTCCTGCAGAACTGCTCTCATTATACGAGCGGGAAGCTCAAGCATTGACTGATGATGAGTTGCGCACCGTCAACTTTTTGCAGCTTGATACTCAGGGCAATAGAATCACCCAAATTTCGATAAAGTCTGATGAAGCAAGCGTGATCGCACGGGCATTAATAAAGGCACTGACGTAA